CTAACAAAATCGGCCTTCCACAAACTAAGTGGGTAAGGGAGAAAGCTGGAGAAATTAAAGagcaagatttaaactttggtacgcTAGAAGACATAAGAAAATGGGTTAGGAATCATTGTAGACAAAGAACTAAAAGATAGTGTTATATATGATAAAAGAGTAGGGGATAGAtgataaaaatcaagatggtctaaggtcaaaagataataaatgtcattagtgcttatgaTCCTAAAATAGGCTTAGCTGAGGTTAAGCTttcattaaaaaagatgaaatagAAAGTCTATAGGACCACAtatatcccaattgaagtttggaaatgcgtAGGTGATAATGGAATCATAATGTTAACTAATCTATTtaacacaataataaaaaatgagaaaatgttAGATGGATGGAGGAAAACAcattaatacctatatacaaaaataaaggagatattcaaatttataataactattgtggaattaaacttatgagtaaATGGAACTATGAGAAAGGATAAATGAACAAAGACTAAGGTTAGAAAAGaggatttcagaaaatcaatttgattttgtGCTTGGAGATCAACTACAAAAGCCAtatattttaagaagattaatgaaaatgtttaaggaaaagaagagggatgTGCATATGGTCTTTACAAatttagaaaaaggaaaaaaaaaaaaaaactatgataGGGTGTGGGGTGCCTAtagaagttttatggtgggttttagagaAAAAAGGAGTATGTAATAGGTTTATTAATgtaattaaggatatgtacgatggcaTAATGACTAGCTTTAAGACTACAAGCGCAAAGTGtagggaatttccaatcacagTGGGTGAAAATCAAGGATTTGCTTTTACAACTTTATCTTTTTACATTAATGATGGACGAACTTATtgggagtatccaaaatgagaaTCCACGGTGTATGTTGCTTGCAAATGAtatgtcttgattgatgaaactagggatggagtagaatctaagttagaattatggagagaaactttagaatctaAAGGATTTAGAATAAATAGAAATAAGGAAGAATATGTGGAATTTCTTTCAATCATGgcaggaggaatattggagaaaagattatacttgatggtcaagaaattaatagcacttcTAGATTtagataccttggatctattctgcaagctgaaggagaaatcaAAGAAGATGTCATGCATAAAGTTGAAGCAAggtgggtaaaatggaaaagtgcttcaagtgtattgtgtgattgtagaatatccttaaaatcaACAGAAAAGTCTTATAGGAggactataagaccagctatgctatatggataaAAATGTTGGCAAGAAACAACATATCTAAAAAATAAGAAGCTgtcgaaatgagaatgctaaggtagATAAGTGGTATAACGTTAAAAGATATATTAAGGAACAAACATATTCACGGTAAATTAGGAATGGAACCTGTAGAAGGTAAGGGGTGGCTCAGATGGCTTAGGCATTGAGCATATGTTAACAAATAATTTACCCATGAGGAGGATTCAACTAGTTACTCTTAGTAGCAGTAAAAGCGATAGGGGTATAccaaaaataacttggaatgagatattaaggatttaatagcccttaaattGTCAGAGGAAATTGCCCACAACCATGTATATTGGTGCAAAAGGATTCAGGTAGCCCACTCCACTtggtgggacttaagacttggtttgttatagaaaaagaaatacttcactAATGAAGGAAGAATGCATAAAACAGGGCAAAAGAAATTCTTGTAAGAAGAAAAgggaacaaagaaaaaaaattataatcaaAATAACACAACCATCCAGTCATGCTTTAAATCTGAAAAAGTAacattattattactttgtttttTTCAATGATGGTTGAAATTTTTAGATAGGCAATTAGGGATTTAGTTTGGTACATATTCCAAGTAAGATTTTGGGCCGAAAGTAtgattattcttcatatattagTCCATACACAAGCCAAGGGTATAATTGTCTTAAATGCCAGTTAGAATTTCCATGCAAAACCAAACATTGGCAATGAACAAAATTTATACGTTCGTAGGAACCTTAGAATCAGAAGAAAATGTTCCCATGAGCTAGGCATTTCATTCCCAAGAATGAGATTCCTAGGAATGTCATTCCAGGAGAAACATTTTTTATTCTGCAAAACAAACAGCACCTAGGGTACAAATCGATCAGATTAAATTCCTAAGTATTTTGTACATACTCATGCAGTATGTTATACTGATTTGTACCTCAGATTCGagtctctttctctcttctttggcTTTAAGCTTTGCAATTTCCTTCATCTTTTCAACCTGCAGATTCACATGCCTCAGTTACTAAAGCATCCACAGGCCTTGGATATTTAGCTCCACAACTGCATGCATactttaaattataattttaaacaGTAGGTaaaaaagtcaaagaaaaacAGATAACATTTTCCCCATAGACATCTTGACAGCGATTGTGGGCAGTAGGAATTTTGCATTATCATAAGCAGAGACCTAGTTGAGGATTTTATTTGTCAAACTTTATTTCTTAATCTTCAGTAATTCAGGGATTTAACAATGTTTCTATGTCTTTGTTttcttacctagattttggggaAAAGCCTATAGAAAGGCTTCACTCTGAAAATTTTTGTATCAGCTTGCATTAGGAATTGAAAACCTAACTGAGTGATTTGccatttcttttaattttctcttttgttttcttttcaatCCTATTTCTTCTAAgtaattatcttttattttcccttatcATCTCTCCTACCAAATTTTCTTGCATCAAGTCTACAATTACATTCCCACACTCCAGTACTCAGCTAAATAATCAGATATGCCAGTATAACAACCTTATTCATCCCAGTCACCATAGAGAATCAATAGAATAGCAAATCAATTGATTtcaaaatacattagaagatGGCAAAAGAAGATATAATCAAAGTGCAAAGGCCAAACAATGACGcaataattgaaaataaaagaaaatattttactAAATCACAATGTTTATCATGCTCAATCAAGGCTCACCTTGAGGCTAGCCTCAAACTCTAAAGAGAAGGCATGCCTAAATTACTTGAGGCTAATGTAGAGTACCAAATCCCAAAAAAGCCAATGCATTACACGATGAGACTTGCGATTGGTCCTTTTGCGCCTTTTAGTTGAGGCCTATGCATTTTGAGTGTCTGAATCTCAAGTTATTATTGGCCAGAAATTAACTAAAAATCTTCATATGAAAGGAATGTCATAGTATGAGTAATCTccaaaactcttgaacctcaaccttccCAAAATAATTGAGAATTCAAtattagatcttgaaaataattgaACTTTGCAAAGTTAAACCTATCTCTTGGCATGCTCTACTTAATAATTCAAGTTTTTTTTTGGTGGAATAAACAACAACTAGTTTACAAATTACATATGATTTATTTAACATTTTATTTGtaaatttctcaatttttatttatttttaaaatatatgaaatttatttacATGCTTTTATCTAGaaattaaattctcaaaaagcTTGCTTCAACGTCTTAAGGCTTATGCCCctgcctcttaagggttaaaacacATCGCCTTTGCTGTTTAAAACATTGCTAAAATTAATAAGGGAAAAAAATGCatacaaattaaataataaaaacattcAGATTGTAGCATAATGACTAAAATTTCAAACTGCTAAAATATTGAACTAGTTAGATGAATCGAGGAAAGCTTTACATGCACAACACTAATCACAACTTAAATGAATAAAACACCCCAGATCATACCTTGCGTTTTGCAATATCTTTTGCAATCTCTCTGGCCCTCCACTCATCAGCTTCTTGATCAGCATGATCAAATCGTTCACGCTCCTAAAGTTAATTATTAGATAAAGTATAAAAACAAAATAAGTGCTCTTCCAGCATAGGTTGACAAAGGGGAAATGAAGAGGAGAGGAGGGGTCTTTTTTAAAACACACTACCCTTGCATGCGTTTCGGCAAGAcgtttccttttccttttcctccACAGTTTATTTCGTTTGGACTTCTGCATTTTATTGCACAATCTGACAGCGGCAGATTTTTCCTCCCAAGGACTTCTCTCATCTGTGATAACTCTAAATGGCTCAAGATGAGCTCTTAATTTCAAAATCAAGGAATTTGTGGCTTCCACCGAAAGTGATTCTTGGGATGTCAAACTAATTCCCCTATCTTTTAAAAGCTCAGAAAACTTAGAGACTGAAGTCTCAGTAGAACCATTATCTACATACTCTATAGGCCGGTTGACATCTTTGAGCACAGAGAACATCTCCAACTCTTTCTGCCTGTCAAAAACAGTGATCGAATTTTTCACAATATTACTGTTAAAAAATACAACCATTAACTAGAAACAAGGTCATATCTAGATATCCCAAACAAATCAAATGTCTCTTAAGTGTTTGAAATAGCAAATTTAAGGTAAAAATCCACTGCCATAAACTATGACCATTAAAAATAATTGGCATTTGGCACCACCACAGTTTTCAGCATTCACCATACAGtctttaatttcaatttcaactaaaattttgagGCTTCAAAAGCATGGAAATTTCAAAGTCAATGTCAATTGCGATTTCGGTTTTAAATAATGATGCAAATGTGCagtaaagcatggaattattTTGTCAAAGAAACTATTAACTGtcataataatgcaagatttagacctaaaatattacaaataaaatatGTTAAGGACAAGTATGTGGTTTATAAGgtgcaataacaataatataataacGATATTAAACATATTctattaatataaatgaaattcataaatcacttaaatattatttatcacacaaataatgataatttagacataaatggccAAATAAAATGTTTTAGTTAAtatctaagtttaatttttcatataatttcaaaattctgAAAGATATCCATATCCTTCTTGTAATAGTAATAGTTTCAATAAAAAGATGATAAATTAAGATAGGAATATCACTTTGGGTTTCAAgtatcaaatttaaatttcaaggaaatttcattctatagttaatattttgacaaattttgctgaaattttgagattttgataaatttcaagtGACTCatggaaatttcaacagaaaCTGACAACCATTTCAAGGGTGACAGAAAGGGAAATTCCAACAATTTCgaggaaatttaagaccatggtcaCTATTTCAAATTTTCACAATCATATGAAATGACAACTATCTATCAATAGACccatttacaaataaaaataaaaaattaaaactttctCGTAAAACACAACTAAGAAATTAAAGAGACAAATGTGTGCTAACTTACTTTTTGAAAAGAAAGCATTCAAATTAAACACAATAAGCGCTTACATTGCCTTTGCAAGATTTATGGTGTCTCGCAGCTCTTTCAAGCGATCAATCACAGTTGTAGTCTGCCAAAAAGCACTCGATGGTGGTGGATCAGGTGGTACCATCGGAAAATAGGCAGATGGTGGCGCCAAAGATGGAAAAGGAACTGTATTCATGGCTGAGAAAGTACATAAAAACACAGCtgcataaaataaatcaatacaatCCATAAAGAACATAAAATATGATCTCCTATGCAACGACCCCAACCCGcaacgtgggcccggagtgctactttagtgacgtcagtgtacttgataccttattcatcaaatataaaatacacatacgcagcggaaataaaatataaaatcctcaaattatattaccagagtt
This region of Malania oleifera isolate guangnan ecotype guangnan chromosome 10, ASM2987363v1, whole genome shotgun sequence genomic DNA includes:
- the LOC131166082 gene encoding U11/U12 small nuclear ribonucleoprotein 59 kDa protein isoform X1 translates to MFFMDCIDLFYAAVFLCTFSAMNTVPFPSLAPPSAYFPMVPPDPPPSSAFWQTTTVIDRLKELRDTINLAKAMQKELEMFSVLKDVNRPIEYVDNGSTETSVSKFSELLKDRGISLTSQESLSVEATNSLILKLRAHLEPFRVITDERSPWEEKSAAVRLCNKMQKSKRNKLWRKRKRKRLAETHARERERFDHADQEADEWRAREIAKDIAKRKVEKMKEIAKLKAKEERKRLESELELVLIVEKLQQLRSIRIQKLKKQGHFLPDEDDKFLERVRAAVEEEERQAMAAADTDAAKDAIATAEESRKINQGQWPDSKDLSSEYGQNGKSQDQMTENENRGGSSAAANEKSQKRVEDRGFDGAYDSVASLPIEFYHYYHGSNTDMGTLIEVRRTWDAYIRLGGSRIPGHFVQPPPPADEIWASYMVGHK
- the LOC131166082 gene encoding U11/U12 small nuclear ribonucleoprotein 59 kDa protein isoform X3 encodes the protein MFFMDCIDLFYAAVFLCTFSAMNTVPFPSLAPPSAYFPMVPPDPPPSSAFWQTTTVIDRLKELRDTINLAKAMQKELEMFSVLKDVNRPIEYVDNGSTETSVSKFSELLKDRGISLTSQESLSVEATNSLILKLRAHLEPFRVITDERSPWEEKSAAVRLCNKMQKSKRNKLWRKRKRKRLAETHARERERFDHADQEADEWRAREIAKDIAKRKVEKMKEIAKLKAKEERKRLESELELVLIVEKLQQLRSIRIQKLKKQGHFLPDEDDKFLERVRAAVEEEERQAMAAADTDAAKDAIATAEESRKINQGQWPDSKDLSSEYGQNGKSQDQMTENENRGGSSAAANEKSQKRVEDRGFDGAYDSVASLPIEFYHYYHGSNTDMGTLIEVRRTWDAYIRLGGR
- the LOC131166082 gene encoding U11/U12 small nuclear ribonucleoprotein 59 kDa protein isoform X2, yielding MNTVPFPSLAPPSAYFPMVPPDPPPSSAFWQTTTVIDRLKELRDTINLAKAMQKELEMFSVLKDVNRPIEYVDNGSTETSVSKFSELLKDRGISLTSQESLSVEATNSLILKLRAHLEPFRVITDERSPWEEKSAAVRLCNKMQKSKRNKLWRKRKRKRLAETHARERERFDHADQEADEWRAREIAKDIAKRKVEKMKEIAKLKAKEERKRLESELELVLIVEKLQQLRSIRIQKLKKQGHFLPDEDDKFLERVRAAVEEEERQAMAAADTDAAKDAIATAEESRKINQGQWPDSKDLSSEYGQNGKSQDQMTENENRGGSSAAANEKSQKRVEDRGFDGAYDSVASLPIEFYHYYHGSNTDMGTLIEVRRTWDAYIRLGGSRIPGHFVQPPPPADEIWASYMVGHK